CTCCAAGAGCCGTTCATGGCGagccgaggaagaagaaagagagcAAGGCGAGGCGCAGGAGGGAGCGAGGCAggtggcggcgagctcgggaaAGGGGGCGTGAACGACTTGACGACGACACCGGCCGGAAAAACGGGATCGGCTTCCACAACGGCAACGCGCAGCGGGGAGGCTTCGGGAGCGTCGGCGCCATTACTGCGACGTGCAGCACAGGGAGAacagggagaagagagggagagagaatgaCACGTGGGGGCCACGTGTAAGAAAATTTCTTtatttgaatccaaatttttggattgttacagTGGACTTGCTATTTAGTAGGCCGGCGGGCTTGCTGCTGGGGCGACGAACAAGAAGGATGTATATGAATGAAATGGACCTCATCAGAAAATGTGCTCAAAATGCAAATGGAAAAGCTAGTCAGGACCTGGAAATGCCAAAGAGAAAGAAACAGACAACTTTCTTGCTGTGTATCTTGCCGTGGACGAGCCCCTGCAACACCGCCACCACCATCGGCCATAGAAGAGCGGCGCGGACCTGGGCATGGTTCACATCTCAGCGCGGGCGGCACCGGCTGCCGGAAACAGGAAATGGAGGATGGAGAACATGATGCTGTCGCTGCCTCCGCCTGGGTCCAATCCAGACCCCAACAATGATACAGATTTCAGAGTAGGCCTGTGCGTGGGTCCACACCCCAACAATAATCAACGAACAAtacatgcatatatatgtgtgtgtgcgcTTGAATATAATTAGATCAGGATCCCAtcccttgcttgcttgctttgctgctgaaattatttgactAACTTTTCTATGCTACCTAAATCGATCTACCAGGATGTAATTATTAATTCCGTACGTATAAATCCTTGCCTTGTGCATGCTTAAACTTGAGGTCGTCGTAATATAATATTAATTTCCAGCTGCATGCAGATGGAACGAATCACTAGTTTTGCTTATGGTCGTTTTGGGTGTTGATCAAGCAAGGTGTGGTCAGTTTGGTAGTAGACGACATCCCCGTGGTCGCTGACAAAGTGATCCACTCTGAGACTCCTGAGGAGCACGCCAAAGAGGTGAAGTGGCAGCGGCCCTGCGGACTTCTGGGGCTCCCGGTAGTATCTGCCCAGCACCGGCCTCGCAGCCTTGGTCTGTTGATAAGTTGTTTTCAAATttccacaaattttatttatatatataaaagtagtagtagaagaagaaagaaaaggaagagtAGCTGCATGCATGCTTACTGCTTCTACGAGATGGTAGTGCGGGATCTGTGGGAAGAGGTGGTGGATGACATGGGTGCCGATGTCGTGGTGGATCTTGTTGATCCAGCCGTAGTCCCGGTCCACGGTGGTGAGCCCCCCACGCAGGTAGCTCCACTCCTCGCCGCGGTACCAGGGGAGCTGCTGCTCGGGGCTGCCGTGGTGGTGCAGGTACGTCACCAGGTCAAGCCACATCACAAATACAAGGTATGGGACGGTGTAGAGCTTGAGCAGGTGGAGTGGTCCGAAGGCGCACGCCATGGCGAGCAGCGATGCGAGCATGACGCAGCAGCAGGTGGTTGAGAGCATGACATCGGCCCGCTCCTTGGGGCTGAACAGGTCGCTGCTGGGAAGAAAGTGAGATCCATTCTTGCCGGGGCTCCTGTACCACTGCCAGCAGCAATATTGCATTGGGTTTCTTTCAATCAGTTACTAGCTAGTAATaactttatttatttcagcaccCAGCAGACAGCAACATACTAGGTAGACGGGGAATGCGAGGAGCGGGAACGGGACGGTGAAGCGTAGCTTCTTGGTGCGTGGTTCAAGCTGCCGGTAAAGCTTCTCCGTGATCTGCAATGAAATGCATGCatttgcatttgcatttgtcAAGACAAGGAATATATTTTGATGCCGGGCAATGCAAATGGAATCAAACTAAATGCCGGTTGCAGCTAGCTTGTACTATCAGCAGTAAGAATTGTTGATTTACAGAATTTGGCAGCAACTAATTAACTCGCTGGATGCATCCATGGGTTAATTAGATCTAGCTACCTACTGCATACATATATAGCTGGTGGCAGGCAGGCATCATGCATGCAGCATATGGACCACATACCAACTAATCGATCTCTGCCTGCCTGATATGCTAATAAGCCTTTTACTAATTAAGCTAGTGGAGAAAAATGCAATGCCATGTGCGGGCCTCCATATATAGCCCAGATCTGCAGTCTGAAAACTGGTCGCCCCAAGAAAGCAAAAGGACAATACTTACTCCTAGATAGATCACGACACATCCCGGACACTGACACAGCAAGGACGAATCCGACTAATTTAATTAATTATGGCAAAACCAACCTAATGGctaaccatatatatatatggaattGCAATGGAGGTGGCCCATAAAATGAATTGAAGTAGATATGACTGACCGttatttcaacaaaaaaaaaggagagatgcATGATGACTGACCGGGTGCCATGACTCGTCCCTTTCAATGTGGCCGTGGTTCTGATGGTGCGTTCTGTGGCTGATCctcctgcatgcatgcattataTATACAATCACTTTTTCTTTGCTGCTGATGGTGTGCAGTGTAGTGACCGGATTTATTTAATTTGCAGGATTATtgttagtagtagtagtagtagtatatTGTTACTGCTAGTTACGGCAAACGGAAATTGTTGTCAACTAGAGCTATTTTTTGTATATAATATGTTCCGATCGATGCTCTTAAAACGGCTACTACTGGAGCTTTACAGCTAGCTAGATGCGTGCATGCTGCTTGCTGCTTGCTGCTTGCTGCTTTACACACACATGCATATCAGCCAACAGAGATTCTCTGTGtaatgtcttcttcttcttcttcttcttgaaaacTGTATCATGCATCTATGCAAGATATTTATCAACGACACGAATCGAATAACtttgaaaagagagaaagatgaCAGCAAaatatcttcttcttctttttgaaaATTGGACCATGCATCTATCCAAGATATATATCAAACTGACACGGATCGAATCTCTTTGAAAAGAACAAAATCAAGATCATGTGTGCTAGCTACTACCTTTCCTGCCTGTTGTCTACTTTTATCTTAGCGTATTTGCTTCCTTGGTTGGTAGAATGAAATGAAGATATATAGTAGCATACCATCCATGGTAGGGGACGAGGATGAAGGAGTGGAGGAGATGCCCCACCGCGCTGTTGAGAGTGCCGCTGTCAGAGAAGCTCCCGTGCCCACTgcattaattaattttatatatatatataagcaaatcaatatatatatataattattccaccatgcatatgcatgcatgGATCGATCGAAGAAATAATCAGATGTCACGTATACTATGTcttgataaataaataaataaattaattaataaaccAGCAGCAAGCAACCGCGCGTACCAGTCGTGTCCGAGGACGAAGAGCGCCCAGAACATTGTGCCCTGCGCCGCCCAGTAGATGGGCCAGAGCGCCCAGgtgtcgagcgccgccgccgccacggccagccCCGCCACCACGGCCACGTCCCTTGCCACGTACGACAGCGACCGCAGGGGGCTCTTGCGCCAGCAGtgggccggcacggcggcgcggacgtCGCCGATGCGGAAGGGAGGCGGCTTGCCGGCGTCGAAGACCAAGCGGCTGTCTTCGGTGGCCTtggcggccgcctcctcctcctgccgctgctgctgctgatgcctCATAATTTTATTTTGCGGGTACGGCGGCGTTGTTGTTTGCAgctgcgtcggcgtcgtcgtctgcTGATGCATTATTCGATCGACGGCGGTGGCCGGAGAGCCTGCAGGAGGAGAATCGATGGACAGAGAAGAGAGAGTAATTGATTTGATTGGTAGAGAGAGAAGAACGAAGGAAGGAACAGGAGGAGAGGCCGCACCGgacgaggagagagagagagacggtggtggtggtgtcgtGCGACtgcgccctcccctcctctcctcccgccgcgccgccgtgtgtTGCGCTGCTCCTGCCAGCACCAGCACGCTTTATAGAAAGGAGGAGGACAGGCCCACATGAATACCTGCATGCAATGCAAGCCCGGCCTGGCCCACCTTGGGTGTTTAGTTCCCTCCCAAAACTTTTATGCTTTGTCACGTCAAAGCAAATagcattaaataaaatttattaataaattttttttacacaaaTGAGttataaatcacgagacgaatctaatgagcctacttaattcataattttcaacagtgatgctatagtaaccatctactaattatgaattaattaggcttattagattcatctcgcgatttatcACCCATCCGTACAAAAGTTTTGTAAACAGATTTTACTTAATACTCCTAAATACTAGCAAGATTCTCTTTCTAAAAAATTTTAGGGGAATCAATCCAGAATCAAGTGGTTCTCAATTCTCATCATCATAAATAAAGTTGATTGGAAAACAAAAAAGGATCAAACAAATCAAAACGTACCTGCACATGCACCAGTAAAGTCCTGCAGTAGTACTAGCAAGAAAATTTATCACTCCACGCAACGTGTAATTTATTTGGGCTTATTTTCACGTTTATCCTACtgggagaaaaaaaatacaaacaaaCACTCCGTGCATCCGTGCAATTTAATGGGGGCCAACAACTTGCGTAGTATGGCTGcacaaattattattattattattattattattattattattattattattattattattattatatagaTTAAAAAATTATCCAATTTTGAACATTAATGACGAATGTCTACGaccataaaaaaataaattcggTTACATAGCCACAAGATACTTTGCAAAATCCTCTAAACTACTGAAGGGTGTATAGCCTATAATTATATGCATGTGCACAGTAATTATAAGCGGTCTCTAACCTTACTCAAGGGTGTCattattagagcatctccagcccaAGTCCCCAAACAGGTCCCCATCCTATTTTTTAGGAGTTTTGGGCTAAAACTCAACTCCAATTGAGACCCTATTTGGACTCCCATTTTACATGGGCCTCCAAATTGAAGGCCCAAGCCCCTGTAAACAGAGGCCTCCCATTTCCAATAAACGGATCGGCTTCTCCTTCTTCCAGCTCGCGACGCCCTCCCTGCGCAGCCGCCCTCCctgcgcgccgcccctccttgcgcgcgccgccccgccagCCGACGCCCCCAGCACGAGGCGCCGCCCGCCACGCCGTCTCCGCCCGCCGCCTACCACCGTGTCGTCTCccaccgcgccgtcgccgtcgcccctcCTTCTCCATGGACAGATCCACGCCGGCGTCCCGCGCCATCtctggcggcgggcggcctccCCGTCCTACGACGGCTCCCCCGGAGAAGACGTGACGTCGTCCGTTCGTCGCACCGCATCCCCGTCCTACTGCAAATCCTCCCGCTGCCGGCCTTCCTCGTCGTCAAGATCTGCCATCTCCCGCCGACAGCCTACCTTGTAAGCTCCCCAACAATGCGCTCGTTCCTCCACGCAGTCGTCACACGTCCACCTTCACGGAGCCTCAAGGTGCTTCACCACCattctccaccgccgccacctttGACGCCCGCAGCACGGCATCATCGCCAGTACTCATGTACGAGGCCGCAGACGACGACTTTAGCTCCACCCCAATAGTTGACTGGATGCCTGATTTCTCTGCAAATGTAAGTCAATGTTTACTCTGCGCCTTGCTTCTTGCACATCATCAAGTAGGCAGTGAATGTTTTCTGAATATTGCTTGTCAATGTTTTCTGAACCTTGCTTTTGGTCATGGACTGAAAATCATGTGGTGAGTGAAGCTCTGCACATGACTACATCAACTCACCTTTTCATGTAGGGAGTACTAAAAATTATGTCCAATCTAAATGCAACAGTGAACAGTGAATAAATCAGAgttgatctttctatttttctgtTGCCATTGTATATTAGGTCTATTGCTGCTACTGTTTCAGTATCTATATTGCAGCACCCAAAATGTGTCACAAGAATTCCAGTGCTTGCCAAAGTTCTAATTGCATTCAGTAGACATGCTTATTTGTTTTCCTTTCACAGTGATGCTGTATTATTTCCATATGGACTATTGTTACGCCTGAAACTATCAACCTTGGAAACTGATTATTTACCTTTGTATTTGGATTTTCAGACTGCTAACTTTACGAGTGCCAACTTGAGAGGAGCTAATCTTGAAGCTGCCAATCTCAAGGTAAATTGAATTTTCTTTAACACGATTTCCTAATGTTCTTCCTGTAGAATTGAAGCAAGGGGTACAATGATAATCATTCAATTTACTTGGTCACTGAATGGACCATTCTGAGATGTTTCCATAGATAACTAGTTTACTTGGTCAGTTCAGCATTTTGCTTTACTAGGACAGTTACTAGACACCTGCTGTATCATTCAATTTCTCAATGTGAATTTCTCAATAGTTTCTGTCTGCTGCAGTCCTGAGATCTGCCATGGCCCAATTTCAAGGAAGAAATGCAGTTAGAATAAGAAGCTGTGAATTGTTGCCTGTCTTAAATTAGTGCTGCATTTTATGTCTAAGTTAGAACAATGTTTGGTTCTGACATTTTCTCTTATGCAGGACCCAAGGGCTTCTACCTCCCAATCTTTCAAAAACATGATGACACTGGACGACGATGCTGCAGTGGAATTACTGATGGCGTCGAATCCCACTCCAAGTAGTGGCAGGAAAGGAGTATCAAGGCGAGGCAGCGGCTACATTCAATGTGAAGATATCCATCTTTGCACATCTTGGATGAATATCAGCAATGACCCCATCATCGGTAATGAGCAGCCATCAAAAACTTATTGGAATAGGATTGCTGACGATTTCCACTAGAACAGAGACTTTGATTCCAATAGGTCTGCCAATTCTCTCGAGCATCGAATGGGGATCATACTGAAGGACTCCATGCTGTTCCAAGCATGCTATGAATAGATCGAGCGTCGTAATCCCAGCGGCGTCCCGTACCAAGAACATGTACTTGATCTCTGTTGCTGCTGCTATATCTTGTCATTGCTTTATATATATTCCTTCTATTGCCGTAACCCCAGCTGCTATATCTCGGTTATTGCAGATGATTGAAGCTCAAGCAAGGTATGCTAGAGCTTCAAGTGGAAAAAGTTTCCAACTCGTCCATTGTTGGCTCAAGGTGAGACATTGCGAGAAGTTCACATCACTGAGACAAAACAAGATGCCGAGTAGAAAGCAAGACGCTGCACCAGAGGGAGAAGAACAGCAAGAGGCCAGCCAATGCCCTCCTTCCAAGAAAGCCCGACCTCCGGGTAGAAAGCAATCCAAAGACAAgctaaaaaaaaatgaaggagATGACGAGTACAAGGATATGATGCAAAATTTGATGGTAATGAAGGCCGAGGAACATAAGATGAAGAAAGAACGATGGGACAAAGATATGGCGCTCGAGCAGCGTAGGCTACAGAtggaggagcggcggctgcAGTGGGAGCAGGAAAAGAAGATCATGTTCTGTGACATGACTACCATGGACGCTCATCAAAGGGCGTATGTCTTGGCGAAGAGAGCTCAAATAGCAAAGGAGACAAGTGCTGCTATAGTTGATAGCGCCGGTGCTAGTGTGGGCGACAGCGAGGAGAGCGTAGTGTAGCCGATGCTACTAGTGCTTGATAGCATGCCATCTGAATTATTTGTGCTGTAATGTACTATCAACTGAATAGCAGTATTGAATACTGCTCTAATGTTTATGGCCATCTGAGACTGAATTTTGTTGAAAAATTCTCTAGTGTATTATTATGAAGTCTGAACTGAATGTTATTCACTACTGAATGTTCAAATGGGTTCAAGCAATATTCAGTTGTGTGCTTTTCTGGAATGCATTTGTGCACAGTTCTACTGTGATGTTTCTTTTGTGTAAATTTAACCTCTGCATTGTTCAGAGCAATAGTCCTTGTGTAGCATGCTGATGCTGGTCATTCAGAGGGTTGGTTGTTGTACTTCTGTCAATTAACAGAATGGTCATTATTCTGAATTGGTTGATAGAATGGCAACACTTGGGCAAGAAACAGTGCTAGTTCAGATTGTTAACTGAACTGAGCATGGCTGGCTGATCTGTTGAACTGTTACAGTGTTGGTGCCCACATTGTTCTGTTAGTGATGTAAAGCATTGTAAGTATGAGAAGTAACATGACGAAAATAGTGAACCTGCCAATAATTTAGAGAACATTTAGTTTATTATGACTAACACTTACACTTACAGCAGAGAACATATATGACTAACTTATAAATAGGAAACAGATCACCAGATATAAATATCACAATTCACCAGGATTCTGTTTTCATATACTGTTAACAAATGGAACTTTTCAGTTGTCTGAACCATATTCTGTTTTTTTTCAGTTGGAACACTAACAGTTTGCACACTCCACAGGAATATAGAAGCCAATCCCTTTTGAGCGAGAGCTGCTGTAGCACTGCATCTGCACATGCAGATAGAAAAGGCCTGCACACTTCATTGAAGTATATTCTCTGCACTCAAGTCTCAAATAAACACTTGACAGAATGGAACAGAATGCTAATAGCATTGCAGTTCATTTGTGCCATTTCATTTTCCAGAATAACATAAACACTTCATTTGTTTTTCAGAATCAAACCACTGAAAGTTCAAATATTGTGCTATGCTTTACAATCTGTGAGCTATTTGATTCTTGATAGTTGAAATACAGTGTGCAAATAGAAATGAGCCCAGAAGGCTCACAATCCAAAATAAAACTCATAGCTGCTGAATGTTCTTTTTTCTCTCATTCTAAAGCAAAACTCACAATCCTGTACAGCCTTGGCAGCACACTAAAAAAACACTTTTTGATCCAAACAAATGGGCACTTAATGTTCTTGATTTCTCTATTCTACCCACAGCTGCAGAGTTCATCAAACAGGTGCTGGGAAGAGGAGACGAAGGTGgtgccgccactgccgccgccgcagaccgGCAGCTCCACCCCTGCTCCTgcgtgccgccgtcgccgcagaCTGGGCCAGTAGCACCGCTCCTGCTCCGGCGTGCCGCCGCTGCGGACCGAGGCCGTCGAGGACAGCGACTAGGCGAGGGAGCACTTGAGCTCACCCACGCTCGCGCCATGCTGCGGGCCTCCGCGCCAGAGAGAGCACCTCAACTCGGCCATGGAGCCTCGGCCTCGCCCAGGCAGCGCGTGCGAGCTCGAGAATGGAGCGCCGCAGGCCTGTCCCAAGGGCCACCTGAGCTCGCCCATGGAGCCTCGGGGGCCTCGCCCAGGCAGCGCGTCGAGCTCAAGCATGGAGCCAAGAGAGAGGAatcgaggggagagggagagagatggagagaaAAATTGAGATCCTGATGTGTAGACCGAGAGAGATGCGAGAAGGAGAGGGATGCATCGGGAGGAAAAGGAATGGAGATGCGCAACAGCAAGATGGGCGGGCAAGGCGGTTGGGGGCGGGCCGATTCCGCGGAGGGCGGACGATGGCGACGAGCGgacgcgcgacggcggcggtcgaGCGTGGCCGCGCGTGGGAGATGGGAGGGCGAACTGACAGATGAGTCCCACGTGAATAGGGGTTTGAGTTGCAGGCCCGGCTGGAGTTGGGCCTCAAATTGAGCTCTTATTTGTTGCAGGCCGGCTTGCAAAATGAAATTTGAGGACTCAATTTTGCAAGGCccggctggagatgctcttatgtgATCAATTACTTTGCAAAATCCTCTAAACTACTACTAGCGGAGGCCGACCTATGTGAGCCCAGTTCGGAAGTTATAGGCCCGCACCAGCCATACACGGATGGGCTGTGGCCCTCTGCGTACTTTTTGTCGGGCTGTATTGTCTTTCCCCCACAAAATTATATGCGTGTatgtgcgttgtgagtgtctgcgTTATATTATGTAATCTAAAAATATATATCATAAAAAAAAAGTACTCGTTCCACGTCGGGGAGTAAGCGTTCTGAATGGCGGTGTTTGAGGATGGGCTGCCAGACGTGTCGATTTGTGGTTGGTCCTAGTAGGTGGATGTAGCTTTTGCTTTTTAAACTTGTGATTTTCTCCTAAACTATAAATTCATTTTTGAATCCGTTTAAACCACCGCATTGCTGCGAATTAATCTGATAGAATGAGATCCAATATgaatatattttattattttttaaaatcaaTAGTCTAAATGAACTCATTCAACATTTATATATACTACCTCAGCATTTTGATATCAAATGTTGAATTAACTTATCAAAATGTTGAACTTGATTTGATGAATTGTTGAATCTATAATTTTAAATGTTGACTGTATTAACATTTTCTATACAAGAATCACACAATCCCTGACAAAAAAAACAATGAACTAATTAGATAAAAGGAAGCGTAAGCATAAAACATTTCTACCTAGGCTGCT
The nucleotide sequence above comes from Panicum virgatum strain AP13 chromosome 3K, P.virgatum_v5, whole genome shotgun sequence. Encoded proteins:
- the LOC120696494 gene encoding fatty acid desaturase DES3-like, with protein sequence MHQQTTTPTQLQTTTPPYPQNKIMRHQQQQRQEEEAAAKATEDSRLVFDAGKPPPFRIGDVRAAVPAHCWRKSPLRSLSYVARDVAVVAGLAVAAAALDTWALWPIYWAAQGTMFWALFVLGHDCGHGSFSDSGTLNSAVGHLLHSFILVPYHGWRISHRTHHQNHGHIERDESWHPITEKLYRQLEPRTKKLRFTVPFPLLAFPVYLWYRSPGKNGSHFLPSSDLFSPKERADVMLSTTCCCVMLASLLAMACAFGPLHLLKLYTVPYLVFVMWLDLVTYLHHHGSPEQQLPWYRGEEWSYLRGGLTTVDRDYGWINKIHHDIGTHVIHHLFPQIPHYHLVEATKAARPVLGRYYREPQKSAGPLPLHLFGVLLRSLRVDHFVSDHGDVVYYQTDHTLLDQHPKRP